The genomic stretch GCCTTTTTGGTTTACACTATCTAATGAATCACTAAATTTTCTTTTATTTTCCTCTATTTCTGAGAGTTTATCCCATCCTTCCTTTATTGTTTTCAGTATTTTGATAGACTCATCAATAAAGGCAGGGTTATTTTTCATATTGGCTTCAAGTATCTTGAAATTTATAAATTCGTAAAGCCGCTCCAACTCTCTTGTTAGCTCTTTATTAACGGTAGGGTCTAAAGCATTGCTCAATTCTGATACAATCCTCGATGCCTTAGAGAGATAAATTCCTTTTGATTTGTAATCGTGTTCCTGCATTTTTATTTTTGACTGATTAAGAAAGTTTATTGCACCTTCATATAAAAGCGAGATCGTTTTAATTCTATTGGATGTAGAAATCTGAGTTACTCGATACTGACTTCCTGAAGCATTTTTTGTCATCTTATTCCTCCATTATATTTTAGCAAGAAAACTTGATAACGCCTGATTCTGAGCGTTGAGACTTGAAATTATACTTTCCAATGCAGTGAACTGCTTTAATAATCTCTCTTCCATTTTATCTATGGATTCGTTCTTTTTATCAATTGTTTCATCTATTTCATCGATGGCTTCCTGATAGCTGTCTATGCTTGCCTGAATTGTTCCATCAGTTGAATCAGTTATAAAATCGAGCTTTCTTATCATTTGTTCTGCAACACCAAGTGAAACTGTAACAGTCCCTTTTGAACCAGTAGTTGTGGAATAAACAAGGATTTGCAGTCCTTCTTCATCATATCCGTCTGCGCCTGTAAGACTGTTTCCCACAGCAGTAGCCGTGTGGCCATTGATTGTACCGGCAACATCCTGTCCTGTATCTGATTTTCCGCTTGTTCCTATTCCAGTTGAAGCAGAAGTATCTGGTTGGTCAGATGTTACTGTAAAAGATATTCCTGAACCATATTCCTGTGAGTAGAGTTTTAAAGCACCACCATTATTGGCAGCTGAGATTGGAACATTTTGATTTGAAAGCTGCGTATTTATTTTTTCAACAACTGTGTCTATTTTGTCTCCTGCTGAAAGATTTACCGTATAATCAACACCGCTAAAGGTGAATGTTAAGGTTTCATCAGCTCCAAGTCCTGAACTTTGAATTGGCTGACTGCCATTTACTACAGCCTGCAAAGGCACCTGTGTAATATTTACAGCGTAAGTGCCTCCTTCTGTCTCATCAGATATCGTAGAAAATTCAATTTCGCTATTGGTTGTGGAACCATATTTTACAAAGAGCTTTTCGACATTGTCATAATAGTCATCGAGGGCATCAGAGAGTTTGTCATCATCAACAGAAAGAGTTCCGTCTTCTTGAGTTGAAATACCAATTTGGGAAAGTGTCGTATATGTATCACTCAATCCGGGAATATTATTGCTTATTATTCTTTTAAGATATAATTCAGCATTTCTAACAGCAGAATTGCCTAACAACGGACCTGCTTCATCATTTTCAGCATCATAGGCAGTTTGTTCGTTTATAAGCTCGATGACACTGTTATAGGCTTCTACAAAATCATTGATGTTTTCTTTTACTGTAGAGGTGTCTTTTGTTACAGATAAGGTTACTGGAGTTCCGGATGTAGTTGATTTTAATTCCAAAGTAACGCCGGGAATAATATCGCTTATAGTGTTTGAAGATTTCCTGAAATTAATATTATTAACTTTGACAATGGCATCCTGTGCAGATTCCAGTGTAGGGTCAAATACATCTATCTCAAAACGGTCTCCAACTG from Candidatus Schekmanbacteria bacterium encodes the following:
- the fliS gene encoding flagellar export chaperone FliS — its product is MTKNASGSQYRVTQISTSNRIKTISLLYEGAINFLNQSKIKMQEHDYKSKGIYLSKASRIVSELSNALDPTVNKELTRELERLYEFINFKILEANMKNNPAFIDESIKILKTIKEGWDKLSEIEENKRKFSDSLDSVNQKGILSLTI